A single Filimonas effusa DNA region contains:
- a CDS encoding GreA/GreB family elongation factor, whose product MSVQIKNPVIVMEEDYQVLKGYINAGAEREDEMTLSSELKRAIVVNKAAFPSHAIRLGSRVSVLDLTTNKVVEFTLVMPADANMQRNKVSILTPIGAALIGFRKGEEVQWQVPGGLKRFRILDVAN is encoded by the coding sequence ATGAGTGTACAAATTAAAAACCCCGTTATTGTTATGGAGGAAGACTACCAGGTCTTAAAAGGTTACATCAACGCTGGCGCAGAAAGAGAAGATGAAATGACGCTCAGCAGTGAATTAAAAAGAGCTATTGTCGTTAACAAAGCAGCCTTTCCTTCACACGCCATACGATTAGGCTCCCGCGTATCTGTACTGGATCTAACGACCAACAAGGTAGTTGAATTCACTCTTGTGATGCCGGCCGATGCCAACATGCAAAGGAATAAAGTCTCTATCCTTACGCCCATAGGCGCTGCCCTCATCGGCTTTCGTAAAGGAGAAGAAGTACAATGGCAAGTACCGGGCGGTCTTAAAAGATTCAGGATATTGGACGTTGCAAATTAA
- a CDS encoding AraC family transcriptional regulator, whose protein sequence is MEYQAKYITENIKLSCYQDKFFKSDILFEHHMLIWFISGETKIVRAEGTYLFKKGDIFLIPRNQLATIINYPTNGLPHKTVVMHLTTEWLRNFYSRLDVKPITADVQTIRHYADHPLLESCLASLIPYFEMKDLPKDIASLKITEAVTILRSIDASIDNILANFEEPGKIDLADYMEKNFMFNMPLEKFGYLTGRSLTTFKRDFRKAFAATPQRWLTRKRLDLAHYQFVEKKKKPIDVCYEVGFENLSHFSFAFKKQFGYAPTELLASLPHS, encoded by the coding sequence ATGGAATACCAGGCCAAATATATTACCGAAAACATCAAACTGTCGTGTTACCAGGACAAGTTCTTTAAATCCGACATCTTGTTCGAGCATCATATGCTTATCTGGTTTATTTCAGGTGAAACAAAAATTGTCCGGGCAGAGGGAACCTATCTTTTCAAAAAAGGGGATATCTTCTTAATACCAAGAAATCAGCTGGCCACTATCATCAACTATCCCACAAACGGACTGCCGCATAAAACAGTGGTGATGCACCTCACTACCGAATGGCTCAGGAATTTCTATTCCAGGCTTGATGTAAAACCCATAACAGCAGATGTACAAACCATAAGACACTATGCGGATCATCCTTTACTCGAAAGTTGCCTGGCATCGCTGATCCCGTATTTCGAAATGAAAGACCTACCCAAAGACATCGCAAGCCTAAAGATCACGGAAGCAGTCACCATACTTCGTTCTATAGACGCAAGCATAGACAATATACTCGCTAATTTTGAGGAACCCGGCAAGATTGATCTGGCAGACTACATGGAAAAGAATTTCATGTTTAACATGCCGCTGGAAAAGTTTGGGTATCTTACCGGGAGGAGCTTAACAACTTTCAAAAGAGATTTCAGGAAAGCATTTGCCGCAACACCGCAGCGATGGCTCACCAGGAAACGCCTGGACCTGGCGCATTACCAGTTCGTTGAAAAAAAGAAAAAACCTATCGACGTTTGTTATGAAGTAGGATTTGAAAACTTATCGCATTTTTCTTTTGCTTTTAAGAAACAGTTTGGATATGCTCCCACCGAACTACTGGCATCACTTCCACATTCATAA
- a CDS encoding SDR family NAD(P)-dependent oxidoreductase, translating into MIQNNYQGALQHPIGTGFNAHSTTTEVIKGIDLTGKVAIVTGGNTGIGLETTKTLAIAGATVIVPARDLAKAEKNLQGIAGVEIAEMDMMDPASIDRFAGSFLSSKRPLHLLINNAGIMWVPLRLDERGIESQLATNYIGQFHLTAKLWPALRQANGARVVNVSSLGHQMSSFDFDDPNFRLRSYETLKAYGQSKTASNLFALELDNRAKAFHVRAYSVHPGSIAGTELAREASVELFQKLGFLNEEGKIRPEVLATLKTIPQGAATTVWAATSSQLSNIGGVYCEDCDIAELLPPDTSHTQQHQSGVQQYALDEQSAKRLWTLTEEMTGIQFTVS; encoded by the coding sequence ATGATACAGAACAACTACCAGGGCGCGCTTCAGCACCCGATAGGCACGGGTTTTAACGCCCATTCCACTACAACAGAGGTGATAAAAGGGATTGACCTCACTGGTAAAGTGGCCATTGTCACCGGCGGCAATACAGGTATTGGCCTGGAAACCACCAAAACACTTGCAATTGCCGGCGCCACAGTGATCGTTCCGGCAAGAGATCTCGCAAAGGCAGAGAAAAACCTGCAAGGCATCGCCGGAGTGGAGATAGCGGAAATGGACATGATGGATCCTGCCTCTATAGACCGCTTTGCAGGCAGCTTCCTCTCATCCAAACGCCCCCTGCATCTGCTAATCAATAATGCAGGCATTATGTGGGTGCCGCTGCGCCTGGATGAACGGGGTATTGAATCGCAGCTGGCCACCAACTATATCGGTCAATTTCACCTTACGGCAAAACTATGGCCGGCGCTCAGGCAGGCAAATGGCGCCAGGGTGGTCAACGTTTCATCTCTTGGACACCAGATGTCATCTTTTGATTTCGATGATCCTAATTTCAGACTTCGCAGTTACGAAACATTAAAAGCCTATGGACAATCAAAAACAGCCAGCAACCTCTTTGCCCTGGAACTCGACAACCGTGCAAAGGCCTTTCATGTAAGAGCTTATTCCGTACATCCGGGTTCCATAGCAGGAACAGAACTCGCCCGCGAAGCCTCCGTAGAGCTGTTTCAAAAGCTGGGATTTCTGAATGAAGAAGGAAAGATCCGCCCCGAAGTGCTGGCTACGCTGAAGACTATTCCACAGGGAGCCGCCACCACCGTATGGGCTGCAACCAGTTCGCAACTCAGCAATATCGGAGGCGTCTATTGCGAAGACTGCGATATAGCAGAACTGCTCCCCCCGGATACCAGCCATACCCAACAGCATCAAAGTGGCGTACAGCAGTATGCACTGGACGAACAAAGCGCAAAAAGGCTCTGGACGTTAACCGAAGAGATGACCGGCATACAATTCACGGTCAGCTAA
- a CDS encoding helix-turn-helix domain-containing protein, whose product MQHREFESPEELQDTIKCFWYNSRDFGQIQSSFEIMPDGYAEIIFYFGSPCCITSQEVFRPLPSPFMMGLLNQPVHLNAEGVLQIIGVRCYPWTVFDLLGLPSGKHGVHVFEHPVAQLQPALSQHLQAGRVEEAIALVKQYFLDARSHVAIDSMLFKAGVAMQKANGNLPVSQVAAAAHATVRTLERKFRRSSGFTVKDVSGLMRFEQARNHLWLYPDANLAGLAMELGYTDQSHLSREFKRYSGTTPAAFARKAQKRKQAVSDDFVAFVQA is encoded by the coding sequence ATGCAGCACAGGGAATTTGAGTCCCCCGAAGAACTACAGGACACCATTAAATGTTTCTGGTATAATAGCAGGGACTTCGGGCAAATACAATCGAGTTTTGAAATAATGCCTGATGGCTATGCCGAGATCATCTTTTATTTCGGAAGCCCTTGCTGCATTACATCCCAAGAGGTGTTTCGGCCATTACCCTCGCCGTTTATGATGGGCCTTCTTAACCAGCCTGTTCATTTGAATGCGGAAGGTGTGTTGCAGATCATCGGCGTCAGATGTTATCCATGGACTGTGTTTGATTTGCTTGGATTGCCATCGGGTAAGCATGGCGTACACGTATTTGAGCATCCCGTAGCGCAGCTTCAGCCGGCGTTAAGCCAACACCTGCAGGCGGGCAGGGTAGAGGAGGCTATTGCATTGGTAAAGCAGTATTTCCTGGATGCGCGTTCTCATGTAGCCATCGATAGTATGTTATTCAAAGCGGGAGTGGCGATGCAGAAAGCAAACGGCAATTTGCCGGTAAGCCAGGTGGCTGCTGCGGCTCACGCAACAGTGCGCACACTGGAACGTAAGTTCCGTCGGTCTTCGGGTTTTACTGTTAAAGATGTTTCGGGGCTCATGCGTTTTGAACAGGCAAGAAATCATCTGTGGCTGTACCCGGATGCGAACCTTGCCGGGTTGGCAATGGAATTGGGTTATACCGATCAGTCTCACCTGAGCAGGGAATTCAAACGTTATAGCGGCACTACTCCAGCCGCATTTGCACGCAAAGCTCAAAAGAGGAAACAGGCTGTTAGCGACGATTTTGTCGCATTTGTACAAGCCTGA
- a CDS encoding MFS transporter, which yields MKSKKTALWIILGIVLMNAVGMSVVLPLLPFLVGKYLPAQRVVVGMSALMSVFAVCTFFAAPVLGALSDRYGRKSVLIISLLGSVAGYILFGAGGALWILFLGRIIDGLTAGNISTLFAYISDTTEPEERTRWFAYIGSVMGMGMLAGPALGGLLGSISLSLPFFVTAGIIFLSALAVYFLLPESLPPGKRTRQLSLQSFNTFSHIKEIFRLKEVGMLLTTGVLFYTGLEIFQFNFTVFLKDVFKWGPAFIGGILTLAGACDIFSRALLLPFMLKHFSERRIGMIGLLILATGLISVLLSIMLLSVVFVALAVVLILTGEGLFDPTFNSNLSKSVDVSKQGKLHGVNQSLQSCTRVVVPLGAAVIYYYSPALLYAIAGGIILVTFVLYTRCA from the coding sequence ATGAAGTCGAAGAAAACTGCATTATGGATTATTTTAGGAATTGTGCTGATGAATGCTGTAGGTATGTCGGTCGTGCTGCCGCTGCTCCCTTTTTTGGTAGGTAAGTACCTGCCTGCCCAGCGGGTAGTTGTAGGGATGAGTGCGCTTATGTCGGTGTTTGCGGTATGTACATTTTTTGCAGCGCCTGTTTTGGGTGCGTTAAGTGACAGGTATGGCCGGAAAAGTGTGCTTATTATAAGCCTGCTAGGCTCTGTAGCAGGTTATATTTTATTTGGTGCCGGAGGCGCATTATGGATCCTTTTCCTTGGCCGTATTATAGATGGTCTTACTGCTGGCAATATCAGCACTTTATTCGCTTATATCTCCGATACTACGGAGCCTGAGGAGCGCACCAGATGGTTTGCCTATATTGGTTCGGTAATGGGGATGGGGATGCTGGCCGGCCCCGCATTGGGTGGGTTGTTAGGCAGCATCTCCTTATCCCTGCCATTTTTTGTTACGGCCGGCATCATCTTTCTTTCTGCTTTAGCGGTGTATTTTCTGCTGCCTGAATCACTGCCTCCGGGGAAACGAACCAGGCAACTGTCGTTGCAAAGCTTCAACACGTTTTCGCATATCAAGGAGATCTTTCGTTTAAAAGAAGTGGGCATGCTGCTTACAACTGGTGTACTGTTTTATACCGGCCTGGAGATCTTCCAGTTTAATTTTACAGTATTCCTCAAAGATGTTTTTAAATGGGGGCCTGCGTTCATTGGGGGCATCCTCACGCTGGCAGGTGCATGTGATATTTTTTCACGCGCCCTGCTACTGCCGTTTATGCTGAAACATTTCAGTGAAAGAAGGATTGGGATGATAGGGCTGTTGATACTTGCAACAGGACTTATATCAGTGCTTTTGAGTATTATGCTGTTGTCTGTAGTGTTTGTAGCGTTGGCTGTAGTATTGATCCTGACGGGTGAGGGGCTGTTCGATCCAACGTTTAACAGCAACCTCTCAAAATCTGTTGATGTTAGTAAACAAGGGAAATTGCATGGCGTAAACCAAAGTTTACAGTCATGTACCAGGGTAGTTGTTCCCCTGGGGGCAGCTGTTATCTATTATTATAGCCCGGCCTTGTTATATGCTATAGCAGGGGGGATAATATTAGTTACGTTTGTGCTGTATACAAGATGTGCCTGA
- a CDS encoding alpha-amylase family protein, with product MKRGQLLIIFLFYTILPPESQAQQADDPLWFKKSIIYNLDVHTYKDSDGDGKGDFKGLAQQLDYIRSLGVDVIWLAPFQPSPKEDDGYDISDYYTIDSSCGNFSDFAAFLQQAQQRDIKVIMDMVLNHSSNKHPWFVESATDSTSRYRKWYSWTKERPSNYNKGMAFPGVQQEIWSYTPSAKAYYYHRFYRFEPDLNFQNPEVRAESKKIISFWLQKGLKGFRLDAVPFMLEKAIPGEDKPPQDFKMLYDFHKSVKDAVLLGEANVAPEENIKYFGKNGQGLHMMFNFYVNQYLFYALATGKTSLLKKALLETKTHPANTQFVHFLRNHDEIDLGRLTKEQREEVSKVMGPEKDMQLYDRGIRRRLAPMLSNDPAHLAMAYSFLMALPGTPVIRSGDEIGMGDDLHLKERLSVRTPMQWSATENAGFTSAKKTFRPVISKGEYGYKKVNVAHQDTTANSLLNEVRKLAQLRRSHPETGTGKWQLLDAGDSSIVAIQYENKLITLHNFSPKPSHAVINLNNAGSIADPELKHAAGRYEIELKGYGYKWVAIDK from the coding sequence ATGAAAAGAGGCCAGTTACTAATAATATTCCTGTTCTATACCATCCTCCCCCCTGAATCACAGGCGCAACAGGCAGACGATCCGTTATGGTTTAAGAAAAGCATCATCTATAATCTGGATGTACATACCTACAAGGACAGTGACGGAGATGGGAAAGGGGATTTTAAAGGACTGGCACAGCAGCTTGATTATATTAGATCATTGGGCGTTGATGTAATATGGCTGGCTCCTTTTCAGCCTTCGCCCAAGGAAGATGATGGATATGATATTTCCGATTATTATACAATTGACAGCAGTTGCGGTAATTTTTCCGACTTCGCCGCCTTCCTGCAACAGGCACAGCAGCGGGATATAAAAGTGATAATGGATATGGTATTGAACCATAGCTCAAACAAACATCCATGGTTCGTTGAATCAGCCACAGACAGCACCTCCAGGTATCGCAAATGGTATTCGTGGACAAAAGAGCGTCCTTCTAACTACAACAAAGGCATGGCATTCCCGGGTGTGCAACAGGAGATATGGAGTTACACGCCATCTGCGAAAGCCTATTATTATCACCGTTTCTACAGGTTTGAGCCGGACTTGAACTTTCAAAACCCCGAAGTACGGGCAGAAAGCAAAAAGATCATCAGCTTCTGGCTACAGAAAGGATTAAAGGGATTTAGACTGGACGCAGTTCCGTTTATGCTTGAAAAGGCGATACCCGGTGAGGATAAACCTCCCCAGGACTTTAAGATGCTGTATGACTTTCATAAATCAGTTAAGGATGCAGTGCTCCTGGGTGAAGCCAATGTTGCCCCGGAAGAAAATATCAAATACTTTGGTAAAAACGGGCAGGGCTTGCATATGATGTTCAACTTTTATGTTAATCAGTATCTTTTTTATGCCTTGGCAACAGGCAAAACAAGTCTGCTGAAAAAAGCATTGCTGGAAACCAAAACGCATCCGGCCAATACGCAGTTTGTTCATTTTCTGCGTAACCATGATGAAATAGACCTTGGCCGTTTAACAAAAGAGCAGCGTGAAGAGGTAAGCAAGGTAATGGGCCCCGAAAAGGATATGCAGCTATATGACAGGGGCATCAGGCGGCGGCTGGCGCCCATGCTAAGCAATGACCCGGCACACCTGGCGATGGCTTATAGTTTCCTGATGGCGCTGCCTGGCACACCAGTGATACGGTCGGGCGACGAAATTGGAATGGGAGACGATTTACATCTGAAAGAACGTTTATCAGTAAGAACTCCCATGCAATGGTCAGCCACAGAAAACGCAGGCTTTACAAGTGCAAAAAAAACTTTCAGGCCGGTTATTTCCAAAGGTGAATATGGCTACAAAAAAGTAAATGTGGCACACCAGGACACAACCGCCAACTCCTTACTGAACGAGGTAAGAAAACTGGCGCAACTGAGGAGATCGCATCCCGAAACGGGAACAGGCAAATGGCAGTTGCTGGATGCAGGAGATAGCAGTATTGTTGCCATTCAATATGAGAATAAACTTATCACACTGCATAATTTCAGCCCTAAGCCCTCCCATGCCGTGATCAACTTAAATAACGCGGGGAGCATTGCAGATCCTGAGTTAAAACACGCAGCAGGCAGATACGAGATTGAGCTAAAAGGTTATGGATATAAATGGGTGGCTATTGATAAGTGA
- a CDS encoding DUF6766 family protein, whose amino-acid sequence MKRLFSNNALTIVFAVLFLFSLAGQSLTGWKQYNQEREENHKPGLSMAAYLHTGHFIQATFENWESEFLQMGLFVILAVKLRQKGSSESKSFEEEEVDREPDPNRESAPWPVKKGGFILKLYKNSLSICFFTLFFLSFALHFYGSLKGYNEEQMDKNLPTEGALQYISNPNFWFESLQNWQSEFLSVFSLVVFSIFLRQQGSPQSKPVDAADSETGAG is encoded by the coding sequence ATGAAACGCCTCTTTAGTAATAACGCCCTTACAATTGTTTTTGCTGTCCTGTTTCTTTTTTCATTGGCAGGTCAGTCATTAACAGGCTGGAAGCAATATAACCAGGAGCGCGAAGAAAATCATAAGCCTGGACTTTCTATGGCAGCCTATCTGCACACAGGGCATTTTATCCAGGCCACTTTTGAAAACTGGGAAAGTGAATTTCTTCAGATGGGACTATTTGTTATTCTGGCAGTCAAATTAAGACAGAAAGGATCTTCCGAGTCAAAATCGTTCGAAGAAGAAGAGGTAGACCGGGAACCCGACCCTAACCGGGAATCGGCTCCCTGGCCGGTAAAAAAAGGAGGTTTTATCCTGAAGCTTTATAAAAACTCTTTGTCCATTTGTTTCTTCACTTTGTTCTTCCTTTCGTTCGCCCTGCATTTCTATGGAAGCTTAAAAGGATATAATGAAGAACAAATGGATAAAAACCTGCCAACGGAAGGAGCGCTTCAATATATTTCGAACCCTAATTTCTGGTTCGAATCGCTGCAAAACTGGCAAAGTGAATTCTTATCAGTGTTCTCACTTGTAGTATTCAGCATTTTCCTCCGGCAGCAAGGCTCTCCGCAGTCCAAGCCCGTAGACGCGGCAGACAGCGAAACCGGGGCAGGCTAA
- a CDS encoding DUF2252 domain-containing protein, with protein sequence MDEFIAAIQQFNSNRLPDMVGLKYQLMLENMFRFYRGTCFLFYDDLHKETGFPSSPLSWISGDLHLENFGSYKGDNRLVYFDLNDFDEAVLAPALWEVARTLTSIFIAFKSMDIDEEKAIRMAQLFMKNYACTLANGKAKHLETKTANGIVCDFLQAVRNRKYRDVLSKRTIRKKDRLAILLDDVRHKKLDKDLKKELKAHMNEWIKTSDEGPYHYSAEDVVFRIAGTGSMGVKRYAFLLKSERSEGKYLLLDMKQAVPSGLTPYLNSAQPQWNTEAERVVAIQKRMQNVSPALLSTTVFKGESYIIQEMHPEKDNFNFKFVKDRYRDMYQVIDDMAMLTASAQLRSSGRQGSAIADELIELGNSDHWQEPLLNYCMKECTVMADRYMAFQKAYSENAFPPTDLHS encoded by the coding sequence ATGGACGAATTTATTGCAGCCATTCAACAATTTAACAGCAACAGGCTCCCCGATATGGTTGGCCTGAAGTACCAGCTAATGCTGGAAAATATGTTCCGGTTTTACCGGGGCACCTGTTTCCTGTTTTATGATGACCTTCATAAAGAAACCGGATTCCCGTCTTCTCCCCTTTCATGGATTTCCGGCGACCTGCATCTTGAAAACTTCGGCAGCTATAAAGGAGATAACAGGCTGGTCTATTTCGATCTTAACGATTTTGACGAGGCGGTACTGGCACCTGCGCTCTGGGAAGTTGCACGTACGCTAACCAGCATATTCATAGCATTTAAATCAATGGATATTGACGAAGAAAAAGCGATCCGCATGGCGCAGTTGTTTATGAAAAACTATGCCTGTACGCTCGCTAACGGCAAAGCCAAACACCTCGAAACAAAAACAGCCAATGGAATTGTATGCGATTTTTTACAAGCTGTAAGAAACCGGAAATACCGCGACGTTCTAAGCAAACGTACCATCCGCAAAAAAGACCGGTTAGCAATTTTACTTGACGATGTCCGCCATAAAAAACTGGATAAAGACCTTAAAAAGGAACTGAAAGCGCATATGAACGAGTGGATAAAAACAAGCGATGAAGGTCCTTACCATTATAGTGCGGAAGACGTGGTGTTCCGTATAGCGGGCACCGGCAGCATGGGCGTAAAACGTTATGCATTCCTGCTAAAAAGCGAACGCTCAGAAGGTAAGTATTTATTGCTGGACATGAAGCAGGCGGTACCGTCTGGCCTTACGCCATATTTAAATAGCGCCCAGCCGCAATGGAATACTGAAGCGGAAAGGGTTGTGGCCATCCAGAAAAGAATGCAGAACGTCTCTCCTGCCCTGTTAAGCACTACTGTTTTTAAAGGCGAATCATACATTATCCAGGAAATGCACCCCGAAAAAGACAATTTCAATTTTAAGTTCGTGAAAGACCGCTACAGGGATATGTACCAGGTTATCGATGATATGGCCATGCTAACTGCCTCCGCCCAGCTGCGCAGTTCCGGCAGGCAGGGATCTGCCATAGCCGACGAACTGATTGAATTGGGCAACTCAGATCATTGGCAGGAACCTTTACTGAATTACTGCATGAAGGAATGTACAGTGATGGCAGACAGGTATATGGCTTTTCAGAAAGCATACTCGGAGAACGCATTTCCACCAACGGACCTTCATTCCTAA